In Brachypodium distachyon strain Bd21 chromosome 2, Brachypodium_distachyon_v3.0, whole genome shotgun sequence, one genomic interval encodes:
- the LOC100842649 gene encoding gamma-tubulin complex component 4, whose translation MLHELLLALLGFTGDFVLDSSSSARRRSSSADAVGAGDGDVGPAFRLAPDLTFLQPSERSAIERLISLGFYYRELNRFATESRDLSWIQPSVDVSSPHADVTLKGKVRKGSSYRRAIANGIAEILSVYRSAVLQVEQNLLSDPLPILATVTHGLNKFEVLLPPLYELVMEIEQKDIKGGQLLNLLHKRCHCGVPELQSCIQRLLWHGHQVMFNQLTSWMVYGILQDQYHEFFIRRQVDRDVENESSQTDVADKVAQKLAKDTSLTSWHSGFHLSLDMLPEYIHMRVAESILFAGKAIRVLRNPSPGATLQDPSVLKGSHRTQSSTGGSGAPKELPNFSTISAEELLPQAEADKVDAMLKNLKHSSEFHKRLFESAVSSIRTIAANHLWQLVVVRADLNGHLRALKDYFLLAKGDFFQCFLEESRQLMRLPPRQSTAEADLIVPFQLAALKTIGDEDKYFHRVSLRMPLFGMKSSTSQKDLQKPNTSELSSQGKASSELALDGWHSITLEYSVDWPLQLFFTPDVLSKYRKVFQYLIRLKRTQMELEKSWTAVMHQDHVDFSDYCKDRKNSSATQLRRLRTKPFWRVREHMAFLIRNLQFYIQVDVIESQWNVLQAHVQDSHDFTELVTFHQDYLSALISQSFLDIGSVSRILDSIMKLCLQFCWSIEQYETGSNMFEIDHITEEFNKKSNSLYTILRSSRLAGSQRAPFLRQFLMRLNFNSFFETTARGVMNSGRLRPSTASTQL comes from the exons ATGCTgcacgagctcctcctcgccctcctcggCTTCACCGGCGACTTCGTCCtcgactcctcctcctccgcccgccgccgctcctcgtcCGCCGATGCCGtgggcgccggcgacggcgatgtGGGCCCCGCCTTCCGCCTGGCCCCCGACCTCACATTCCTCCAGCCGTCGGAGAG GAGTGCTATTGAAAGGCTCATTTCTCTGGGCTTCTATTACAGAGAACTGAACCGTTTTGCGACAGAGTCTCGTGATCTGAGCTGGATTCAGCCTTCTGTAGATGTTTCTTCACCTCATGCTGATGTAACTCTGAAGGGCAAAGTGAGAAAAGGGAGTTCATACCGAAGGGCAATTGCCAATGGTATTGCTGAGATTTTGTCAGTTTATAGATCAGCTGTCCTGCAGGTTGAGCAAAACCTGTTGTCAGATCCATTGCCTATCCTGGCAACAGTAACCCATGGGCTAAATAAG TTTGAGGTTCTTCTACCTCCACTTTATGAGCTTGTTATGGAGATCGAGCAGAAGGACATCAAGGGAGGACAGCTTCTTAACCTATTGCATAAACGATGCCATTGTGGGGTTCCAGAACTGCAAAGTTGTATTCAGAG GCTCCTTTGGCATGGACACCAGGTCATGTTTAACCAACTGACTTCTTGGATGGTTTATGGTATTCTTCAAGATCAGTATCACGAATTTTTCATTAGAAG ACAGGTTGACAGGGATGTGGAGAATGAATCATCTCAGACAGATGTTGCTGATAAGGTTGCACAGAAATTAGCAAAAGATACATCCCTGACTAGTTGGCACTCTGGATTTCATTTATCGTTG GACATGCTGCCTGAGTATATCCACATGCGAGTTGCAGAATCAATTCTCTTTGCTGGCAAAGCAATAAGGGTTCTTAGAAATCCTAGTCCTGGTGCTACATTGCAGGACCCCAGTGTCTTGAAAGGATCTCATAGAACCCAAAGTTCTACAGGGGGTTCTGGTGCTCCGAAAGAGCTGCCAAACTTCTCTACCATTAGTGCAGAAGAATTGTTGCCACAGGCTGAAGCAGATAAAGTTGATGCCATGCTCAAGAACCTAAAG CATTCTTCTGAGTTCCATAAAAGGTTGTTTGAGTCTGCTGTTAGCTCAATACGCACAATTGCAGCAAATCATCTTTGGCAG CTAGTGGTTGTACGTGCTGATCTCAACGGTCACTTGAGGGCACTTAAAGATTATTTTCTTTTAGCAAAAGGTGATTTTTTCCAG TGTTTCCTTGAGGAAAGCCGCCAATTAATGCGCTTACCACCTCGTCAGTCTACAGCGGAAGCTGATCTCATTGTTCCATTTCAGCTG GCTGCGCTGAAGACAATAGGCGATGAAGACAAATACTTCCACAGGGTCTCCCTAAG GATGCCGCTGTTTGGCATGAAATCCAGTACCTCACAGAAAGATCTTCAGAAGCCCAATACTTCAGAGCTTTCCTCTCAAGGAAAGGCTAGCTCAGAATTGGCACTTGACGGGTGGCATAGTATTACTCTGGAATATTCTGTCGATTGGCCACTACAGCTCTTCTTTACTCCTGATGTTCTTTCTAA GTATCGCAAAGTTTTTCAGTATCTTATCCGATTGAAGAGGACGCAAATGGAGCTGGAGAAATCCTGGACAGCTGTAATGCATCAAGATCATGTTGATTTTTCTGATTATTGCAAGGATCGGAAAAATTCCTCTGCAACACAACTGCGTCGTCTACGCACTAAACCTTTCTGGCGAGTACGGGAGCATATGGCATTCTTGATCAGAAACCTGCAGTTCTACATACAG GTTGATGTAATTGAGTCACAGTGGAATGTTTTACAAGCTCACGTGCAAGATTCACATGATTTTACTGAACTGGTGACCTTTCATCAAGA CTATTTGTCAGCATTGATTTCACAATCCTTCTTGGATATAGGATCAGTGTCTAGAATACTGGACAGCATAATGAAGCTCTGCTTGCAGTTCTGCTGGAGTATCGAGCAATATGAAACAGGCTCAAACATGTTTGAGATTGATCACATAACTGAG GAGTTCAACAAGAAATCAAATTCGCTGTACACTATCCTAAGGAGTAGTCGCCTTGCAGGAAGTCAGAGAGCACCTTTCCTGAGGCAGTTTCTGATGAGGCTGAACTTCAACTCTTTTTTCGAG ACCACAGCGAGGGGAGTAATGAATTCAGGCAGGCTGCGGCCAAGCACTGCGAGTACCCAGTTGTAA